In Mycobacterium gallinarum, a single window of DNA contains:
- a CDS encoding DUF2017 domain-containing protein: MRKWKRVDTADGPRFRSALAAHEVSLLQNLATSMVGMLDDRESSSPADELEEITGMRTGHSSPPQDETMKRLLPDFFRPQTDHPAGSGPAESLNSALRSLHEPAIIEAKREAAQRLLDTVPQHGGKFELSEDDAHAWAAAVNDMRLALGTMLGVAQDGPGELPPEHPMAGHLDVYQWLTVLQEYLVLGIMGRS; encoded by the coding sequence GTGCGCAAATGGAAACGGGTCGACACCGCCGACGGCCCGCGCTTCCGATCGGCCCTGGCCGCTCACGAGGTGTCGCTGCTGCAGAACCTGGCGACGTCGATGGTCGGAATGCTCGACGACCGCGAATCGTCCTCTCCCGCTGATGAACTCGAAGAGATAACCGGAATGCGGACCGGCCACTCGTCGCCTCCGCAGGATGAGACGATGAAGCGGCTGCTACCGGACTTCTTCCGACCGCAAACCGATCATCCGGCCGGCTCCGGCCCCGCCGAGAGTCTCAACAGTGCGCTGCGCAGCCTGCACGAACCGGCGATCATCGAAGCCAAACGTGAAGCGGCACAACGATTGTTGGACACGGTGCCGCAACACGGCGGCAAGTTCGAACTCAGCGAAGATGACGCTCACGCCTGGGCGGCCGCGGTCAACGACATGCGGCTCGCACTAGGCACCATGCTCGGCGTCGCGCAGGATGGCCCTGGCGAACTGCCGCCTGAACATCCGATGGCGGGACATCTCGACGTGTATCAGTGGCTGACGGTGCTGCAGGAGTATCTGGTGCTCGGAATCATGGGCAGGTCATGA
- the clpS gene encoding ATP-dependent Clp protease adapter ClpS translates to MVTPAKARPGTREERDVATLDATDSPWVTLVWDDPVNLMTYVTYVFQKLFGYTEPHATKLMMQVHTEGKAVVSAGSRESMEVDVSKLHAAGLWATLQQDR, encoded by the coding sequence ATGGTTACGCCGGCGAAGGCCCGACCGGGAACTCGCGAGGAACGGGACGTCGCCACTCTCGATGCGACGGATAGCCCGTGGGTGACCCTGGTCTGGGACGACCCGGTCAATCTGATGACATACGTGACGTACGTCTTCCAGAAGCTCTTCGGCTACACCGAGCCGCACGCGACCAAGCTCATGATGCAGGTGCACACCGAGGGTAAGGCCGTGGTGTCGGCGGGCAGCCGGGAGTCGATGGAGGTCGACGTGTCCAAGCTGCACGCCGCGGGCCTGTGGGCGACCCTGCAGCAGGACCGCTGA